The genomic segment CGGTGGTCGCATCGCCCTTGGCCTTTTCGACCAGTTGCGTGGCCTGCTTGTTGGCCGCGGCAATGATTTCCTGGGCCTGGACGCGGGCCGCCTTGAGCTCTTCATCCGACTTCGATGACGCCTCGGCGAGTGCCGCTTTGCCCTTCTCGGCGGCGGCCAGGCCGTCGCGGATCTTGGCTTCGCGCTCTTCCATCGCCTTCATGATCGGCGGCCAGACGTACTTCATCGTGAACATCACGAACAGTAGGAAGACGATCATTTGTCCGAGGACGGACGGAATGCTGATACCCATCGAAAACTCCGCTTAAACCAGGAATGCCTTGCGCGACGTGGGGCGAACCCCTCTTAGCCCTGAACGGCGGCGAGGAACGGGTTTGCGAACATCATCAGCAGGCCCATGGCCACACCGATAATCGCGACGGCGTCGAGCAGACCGGCGACGATGAACATCTTGGTCTGCAGGTTGTTGGCCAGTTCCGGCTGGCGGGCAACGCCTTCGAGCAGCTTGCCGCCCAACAGGCCGAAGCCGATGGCCGTACCAAGCGCTGCCAGACCGAAGATGAGACCAACCGTGATAGCCGTGTTGGCCTGAATCTGGGCAATGAGTTCCATCGAAGTGCTCCGTGTGTACTAAAAAGAAGTGAGGGGGTGAAGAAACTGCGTACTGACTTGCTTAGTGATGCTCGTGTGCCATGCCGAGGTACACGATGGTCAACGTCATGAAGATAAATGCCTGCAGGGTCACCACCAGAATGTGGAACACCGCCCAGCCAAACCCTGCCACGAGTTGTCCGAAGAACAGGCCCAGACTCATGAAGTTGAAGCC from the Polycyclovorans algicola TG408 genome contains:
- a CDS encoding F0F1 ATP synthase subunit B; protein product: MGISIPSVLGQMIVFLLFVMFTMKYVWPPIMKAMEEREAKIRDGLAAAEKGKAALAEASSKSDEELKAARVQAQEIIAAANKQATQLVEKAKGDATTEQQRIIASGHAEVEQMAAQARDALRKQVADLAVSGAEQILKREVDAKAHAEILDRLAARI
- the atpE gene encoding F0F1 ATP synthase subunit C yields the protein MELIAQIQANTAITVGLIFGLAALGTAIGFGLLGGKLLEGVARQPELANNLQTKMFIVAGLLDAVAIIGVAMGLLMMFANPFLAAVQG